The genomic segment ATCATGTATCGTCATGTAattaaacacaaaatatatGGATTCtagtataaaaagtaaaaattatAAAGGTATTTTTCAAAGAATTTGTTTAAGTACCCAGCATCATGGatttgatctgtgtgtgtgtgtacttagaATGTGTATATGCATCCCATCGGGATTACATTAATGGGTTGCTTCTTAATTTATCAATCCATTACATTCCTGGTCGCCACGGTACATAGAAGTGGACCCGtgtacacatatataaatatgcaCATATGTGATTATATTGATCTGCCCATCTATGTTCTATTCCTGAGTTAATATGTTGGCCTTAACAGTTGTCCttgaaatgtaaataaaagGAAAAGGACCAATGAGGTTGGAATCGAACATTTTATTGAAAGAAAGATCATCCTACAGACGCCGACCACGGCGACCTCCCTTTCTGCGGGTAGAGTCGGATGGGATTGGGGTCACATCCTCTGTGGAGAGGAAACATTTATATTAGTACTGCGACGGTAATGCATCCAGTAGAGGAACAACATTCAGTACCGGGACCAAAATACATCTAGTAGAGGGGCAAAACAAATGTAcagaggtggtgtgtgtgatgtggtttGTAAGTGGATAATGGGTGTTAATTGTGGTTTGGAAGCGGTATGGACGGTGTCCAACGTGTCGTGGATCAGGTGCTACGTACCAATACGGCCGATCTTCATCCCAGAGCGAGCCAGAGCCCTCAGAGCGGACTGAGCGCCAGGGCCGGGGGTCTTGGTCCTGGAAACAAAACCGAAGTTGGGGTCTCTCCCGTTTGTGTATACTAGAGTCGGTTCCCTCCCCCCTGATCGCATCTCAGGAATATTCCGTTAGGGTGAGCGGTTGAACAACCCAGCTGAAGATACACTCACACCCCCCAGCTACAGACAGTCCGTCAATAGAAGGGTTAGTGTTCAAAGTGTACTAGGATGCCAGGGCAACTGGACCAGCGAGTAGCTCTTTAACTGGAGCGCTGTTCCAATAGGTCCTGGACCAGCCTTTCCTTAGGCATCAAGCTTTCCCCGTCAGAACAGGCATTATGAACACTGGTAAAACACGTCCTATGTTTTGAATTAGTAGGTCTACAAATTGTTTAAGTGCACAGTTATTGATTAAGTCACAAGTAACGACCCTTTAGTAAGTTATCACTTATTTTAGGGATAGTAGCCCATTAAGTCACAAACATCCCTTTAGAACAGTCATCGATGtggaaaaatattaaaataatgttGCATTTGTTCAACACATGCCAATGCCATCCACTACATCCAACTGCATGTACTACTAGACGGTGGCTTGTTTCTCCCGACAGGATCCGAAGCGAGGGCTTGAGCCTCCACCACAGGTTTATGGGAGAGATACTTTACCCCCTGTGTTTAAACATCAAGGACACAGGTCCAGGATGGGCAATAAAGGGGGCGAAAGATGCTGCATTCTTATACGATAAAGCACTTTGAAAACAAGGTAGTTTTACTAACGAGGGCAGACCAGTAGAGAATAGTTTACAACAAGGGTTGGTTAGACCATCCGGTTTGTAGCTCTGTATAACCATGTCCCACCCGGTTTGTAGCACAGCACACCGTGACGCAGCCGGCTTTTAGTCCTAGTTTCAGTTCGTGTCCTACCTGTTTCCTCCGGTGGCTCTGAGCTTGATGTGCAGGGCGGTGATGCCGAGCTCCTTGCAGCGCTGAGCGACGTCCTGTGCGGCCAACATGGCGGCGTACGGGGAAGACTCATCTCTGTCTGCCTTCACCTTCATACCGCCGGTCACTCGGCAGATCGTCTCCCTGGAAACCCGCGCATGACAAACAAGTTAGACACACTGGGGTAGGGGATGCCAGAGAAGACATTTTAAAGATAACCTTAAGGAGGATGACTTACTTTCCGGAGAGATCGGTGACGTGGACAAAAGTGTCGTTGAAAGAAGCGAAGATGTGACAAACACCGAAGACATTTTCTCCTTCTGCCACCTGGGGTCCGAGGCTGATCACCTGTTCCTCCTTCTTTTCCTTGCCTTTACGGGGAGCCATagtctggagagagagaaagcaggacagggttagggtctagTGTAGGGCCATGGTCTGGTGTGCAGCAAGATGGAGCCTTCGATAACAATCAGCATATCTGGAGGTGACTGGAAACACAGAAGGCTTCTTTGGCTTAACTTTACGACCTCTCATGCAAAACATTCCTGTACGGTGCAAAAAGCTTTCAAAGTCGGATCCAATTCATTCCCAGATGCAGCATGCTTACACTGCTGTCGGGTTCCTTATCCAGCATTTGATAATAAACAATATAACTACTTGCACATAAAAGCATAGAggcacgattattttttaagatGCAACTTCACAGAATACATCAACACATCCTTAGTGGAGAAATATGACCAAGGACGCTTGCATCTGCATTAAGGTAGTGTATAGCGACCATATTCACAATTCCCTCCAAATCTAACTGAGTGTTTAATGACGAGCTCTTTTATGAACAACTTTCTGTGGAAGTCTTCCTGAAGTGATTGAATGCTAGACCAAATTATTGACAGAAATGTGCCCATACAGGTGGATTTGTGTGAAACCAAAAAGGCATGCCAATACCTAAAGGATGATCCATACTATCCATTGGGTGCGAGTTTGGCATCATTAAATCTGATTACTTATATTTTCAATACTGGGCAATATAAACGTTTGAAACAACTAGTTTGAAGTTGATATCTAACGGTTGGTCCAAGCAGTCCATCTGCTAATATCCAGCAATAGTCATCAGTCATGACCTTAGGTACACAAGAGCTATGTGTGATCAAACTACCATTAATAAAAGCAGCAGTGTATCATAGTAGCAGTACCTAAACCATATTTCACATAGCCCCGTTTCATATCCACAACGTTACAGCGTGTAGCTCCTGATTATAGGCTGAATGAAGCTCAGCCGCCAATGCCATTAGCATCAAGTTAAGCCCGAGTCGTATGCATTGGTCCAGACCTACACAATTTCGACATGATATACGTTTTCCGAGCCTTATTTAAATGAAACGTTAATATTTAAATCGTGTCTTGTCTCCTTCACAGTAACAGAGTAACGGAGGAATCACCGACGCGTCGATTCGCGCAGagccaacacacgcacaaaacaaacacttcGAGATCGTGTGGGAATAAAATAAAGGCATTTATGTGAAACAATACATGTACAAATTCAAGTTAACACATAGATATGTTCGGATGGTTACCTAATATTAAGATTTTAAACGGATATCAAAGTGCGGGTTCTATACCTTGGTGTGTCTCTTCGAAGCAGAAACAGGAAAGGAAAGAACTTCCGCTACCGGTGGCAAAGTTCAACCGTTCCGACGCGGAAATTGTGTCGTCACTTCGTATCCAGCGCATACGCGGTCAGGATGTGCATAATGCATTATTCTGTTGAATAGATCAACGTTGTTGTGATTTTATTGTTGTCCTTGTACTATTCTGCCATATTATgttaataaaattaaataaaatccaatgtatttaatatataattggaatacaatatatacaaaaataaaatatctaAGGTGTACAACACGTCTAAAACACAAACTATATTCATACAGTATATAATATACATGAAacaatatagtagtgtgtgtgtgtgtgtgtgtgtgtgtgtgtgtgtgtgtgtgtgtgtgtgtgtgtgtgtgtgtgtgtgtgtgtgtgtgtgtgagtgtgttcaatTTACCTCCCTCCTGATAGCCCAAACAGGAGGGAGGTCTAGGCGTTCCAAACGTGGAGTGGATCTATAATGCCACCAGGCTGTCCCACCTGACCAATATGCTGAACAGTGATGATCGGACTGTCAGGGAACTTGCACGTTCTTCATTGTTTCTGGACATGAAGCGACGTAAAATTCCCCTGGCAGGAGAGGGTGAGCCGAGCTTCTTAGGCTTTAGAAGGAAGCCCAACAACAAGATGGACTCACATTCTGCTGGGTTTGGGGTCTCGTCGGACTGGCCCGACCTCAATGACCTTTGCGTGCGAGCTGGAGTCTCCCTGGACTGGGTGAAGTCTGACTCAGACACTGTAATGGTGTCTGAGGATGTAATAACTGACTGTACAATCTCAGTAAGGGTAACTGTCAATGATACTGAACATCATGTATCACCAGCTCACACACGCAGGTACCTGCTAGGGTTAGAACAGCAGAGGCAGCAACAACACTGGACTGGTCTAAAGCTACAGGGAAAGCTAGAATGTATTCCCACTGCAGATCACACAGTTTCTCACACAATATTCAAGAACTATGCAGTTGATGAGGATATTCTTACATTTGCAGTTAAAGCCAGATTACAAGTTCTTCCAACCAgactcaatctctctctgtggtACCCTAACAGATTTCCTCCTCATTGTCTGCACCACGACAACTCAACCATAGAATCACTGTCACATATTCTGAATGGCTGCCATGTATACAAGGGCATGTATATTTCCAGACATGATAGAATTGTTGATTTACTGGTTAAGAACATGCTTTTATATACCCCACCTTCCTCCGTTAAAGTATATACCCATTCAAGGGTTTCATCTGACATGTTCACTCTGTGCAATAACGAAGTTGACTATTTTTCAAATGTGACAGCCAATACACCAgatgttattgttgttgatgaGGTAAGCAGAGAAGTCACCATCTTAGAAGTAAGCTGTACGTTTGACTATAGTCTGGAGGAGGCATTCCTTGCCAAGGTTACAAAATACCAACTTCTCAGAAATGAGATTGCACAACTGGGGTACATCTGCAaactacttgtgtttatatttggAAGCCTTGGCCATGTCCACAGACTCGTCATAAGGGGTTTGCAGATGGCTGGAATTCCGAAGCCAAAAGCTAAAGCACTTGCAAAATTCTGCTCCATATCTGTATTAATAGGCAGCCGCCACATATGGAGGAGACGCTGCTTCCTGTATCCATAGACTGAGATCAGACATGTCAAAGAGATTCTGGGCTTGATGAGTGCATCTACCAGTGTTTGTGTTCAAGATTTGTTATTGTAAAATGTGAAcataaatgactaaaatgtgtgtgtgtgtgtgtgtgtgtgtgtgtgtgtgtgtgtgtgtgtgtgtgtgtgtgtgtgtgtgtgtgtgtgtgtgtgtgtgtgtgtgtgtgtgtgtgtgtgtgtgtgtgtgtgtgtgtgtgtgtgagtgtgttcaatTTACAATAACTAGTCCTCCAAACATTGTTAAGTTATTAGATATATTGGATATCTATTTTCTTTCAGATAAGATAATCAATAAACATCCCTCATCCCTGaggaaaatagttttttttcccATAGAATCTCGACCATTTTGGACCCTAAACGGTTGTGCCACAACTCTCTAGAGGGAGACATTTTGTGATTCAATAGAATCAGTTACAGCACATAGTCTAACTGGAACGGGTTTATATAATGTATCATGTTCATATAGATAATTGGTATACTATAGATCATTTATTAAATGTTCCATTTGACATGCATGttgaataatacatttacatttgagtGAAAACTGAAGAAACAGACACACGTCAGAAGTGTACAGTACCTTTATTGGGATTGTTTATTCAGAATGTATCTGATAATCTGCCATGAAAGCACTCCAGCATGGCCTTATAAGGAGATATCAACAAACATCACTTGAAGCATGGAACTGACGTGGCATGCACCATTAAATCAAGCTGGAATTAAGTTTAGCATCGTCTTAATACTGGTGTACAACTTTATAAAGACCTCATTTGTGTCATTGGCATTCTCTTTGTAACGGACAGTTTTACACATATTTATAAAACATTGTAGCAGAGCATCAGAATATTAATATTCATCATGTAACAACATTCAACCAGAGTAAATTGCCTTAGTCATTAAGAATGACACCATATATTTAACCTTTAAAGGTAACAGATAGATAGTTGTAGATAACCCTTAAACATGTTATAATCTAATAAATCTCTAATTTAATCTATAAAATTACAGATTATAACAGATGATGAAAAAAAAGCCTCTTAATAATTCTTTCTATGGTTGACATCATTTTACTATACTATATATGTATCAAATTGTTGTAATTTATGCAAGTTTAATAATTTAAAAGGATCCTCTATTCTAAAAATGTGTGTTAAAGTGTTGAATTATTGCCTGTATGTGAGAAGTATACGTTTATTTGTCTGAATTTAATATATTTACTAAAgtactaaataaatatatgg from the Gadus macrocephalus chromosome 7, ASM3116895v1 genome contains:
- the rps14 gene encoding 40S ribosomal protein S14 codes for the protein MAPRKGKEKKEEQVISLGPQVAEGENVFGVCHIFASFNDTFVHVTDLSGKETICRVTGGMKVKADRDESSPYAAMLAAQDVAQRCKELGITALHIKLRATGGNRTKTPGPGAQSALRALARSGMKIGRIEDVTPIPSDSTRRKGGRRGRRL